From one Flavobacteriales bacterium genomic stretch:
- a CDS encoding SDR family oxidoreductase yields MGSYAKRVLVTGASSGLGKAMAERLVAQGHSVVGTGRRVDDGAVANGVTLVRMDITDEASVRHGVQEALTRLGGIDVLVNNAGLGIQGPAQDIEPGLAMRLLDTNVLGAHRLCRAVLPGMRAQKSGLIINITSVAANFGLPYRAFYSASKAALERYGEALAIEEERFGITVVNVQPGEFRTPIAEGRLRPERISPEHEPGYARAMELLGGSMHYSRDPDELARVVARIIAAPKPKATYLVAQGVQRISVLAKKLLPGRMFQRMVGKHYQ; encoded by the coding sequence ATGGGGAGCTACGCGAAGCGCGTGCTGGTGACCGGCGCGAGCAGCGGCCTGGGCAAGGCCATGGCCGAACGCTTAGTGGCGCAAGGGCATTCCGTAGTGGGCACTGGAAGGCGCGTGGACGATGGCGCGGTCGCCAACGGGGTAACGCTGGTGCGCATGGACATCACCGATGAGGCCTCGGTGCGGCACGGCGTGCAGGAAGCGCTCACACGACTGGGCGGCATCGACGTGCTGGTGAACAACGCCGGGCTCGGCATCCAAGGCCCCGCGCAGGACATTGAACCGGGATTGGCCATGCGGCTGCTCGACACCAACGTGCTGGGCGCTCATCGCCTCTGCCGTGCCGTGCTGCCCGGGATGCGCGCGCAGAAGAGCGGGCTCATCATCAACATCACCAGCGTGGCGGCCAACTTCGGGCTGCCCTACCGCGCCTTCTACAGCGCGAGCAAAGCGGCCCTGGAGCGCTACGGCGAAGCCTTGGCCATCGAGGAGGAGCGCTTCGGCATCACCGTGGTGAATGTGCAGCCCGGCGAGTTCCGCACGCCGATCGCCGAAGGCCGATTGAGGCCCGAGCGCATCAGTCCGGAGCACGAGCCGGGCTACGCGCGCGCCATGGAACTACTGGGCGGAAGCATGCATTACAGCCGCGACCCCGACGAGCTGGCCCGCGTCGTGGCGCGCATCATCGCCGCGCCGAAGCCCAAGGCCACCTACCTCGTGGCGCAAGGCGTGCAGCGCATCAGCGTGCTGGCGAAGAAGCTGCTGCCGGGCCGGATGTTCCAACGCATGGTCGGCAAGCACTATCAATAG
- the mscL gene encoding large-conductance mechanosensitive channel protein MscL, which translates to MGMMKEFKEFAMKGNLVDMAVAFVMGAAFGKVTSAFIDGMVMPIIGQLTGGVDFNNKKFVLTKATAESADAAGNVVPAVAEVAVKWGSFVTVAIEFLVIAFVMFMVIKAINRMKKAEPPPAPAGPSNEEMLLMEIRDALKK; encoded by the coding sequence ATGGGCATGATGAAGGAATTCAAAGAGTTCGCGATGAAGGGCAACCTGGTCGATATGGCCGTGGCCTTCGTCATGGGCGCGGCCTTCGGCAAGGTCACCTCGGCGTTCATCGACGGCATGGTGATGCCTATTATCGGCCAGCTCACCGGCGGCGTTGACTTCAACAACAAGAAGTTCGTGCTCACCAAAGCAACGGCCGAATCAGCGGACGCCGCTGGCAACGTGGTGCCGGCTGTCGCCGAGGTCGCCGTGAAATGGGGCTCCTTCGTCACCGTGGCCATCGAGTTCCTCGTGATCGCCTTCGTGATGTTCATGGTGATCAAGGCCATCAACCGCATGAAGAAGGCCGAGCCGCCGCCTGCGCCCGCCGGTCCGTCCAACGAGGAGATGCTCCTGATGGAGATCCGCGACGCGCTGAAGAAGTAA
- the rocD gene encoding ornithine--oxo-acid transaminase, whose translation MPQLTRTFSKSQRAIDLEERYGAHNYHPLPVVLDSGKGVFVWDVDGKRYYDFLSAYSAVNQGHCHPRLVKVMQEQAERMTLTSRAFYNSVLGEYEKTVCELFGYDKMLPMNTGAEAVETAIKMARKWGYEKKGIPAGQAKVLVCEGNFHGRTITIVSMSTDPDSQGGFGPFTPGFEVIPYDDIPSLERALEDPNVCAFLVEPIQGEKGVYVPADDYIPKAIAACKARKVLFIADEIQTGIARTGRLLCSVPDEEKDPTRRPDAVILAKALSGGMYPVSAVLASDEVMGVFTPGTHGSTYGGNPMGARIAMEALAIVKDEGLTPNAERLGKLFRAEMQKLVDAYPFVKGVRGKGLLNALVIESRTAPDGSPKTAWELCLLLRDNGLLAKPTHGDIIRFAPPLVITEEQVLEACAIIALSVRQFA comes from the coding sequence ATGCCCCAACTCACCCGCACCTTCTCCAAGTCGCAGCGCGCCATTGACCTCGAGGAGCGCTACGGCGCCCACAACTACCATCCGCTGCCCGTGGTGCTCGACAGCGGCAAGGGCGTCTTCGTGTGGGATGTGGACGGCAAGCGCTACTACGACTTCCTCAGCGCGTACAGTGCCGTGAACCAGGGCCATTGCCACCCGCGCCTGGTGAAGGTGATGCAGGAGCAGGCCGAGCGCATGACGCTCACCAGCCGCGCCTTCTACAACAGCGTGCTCGGCGAATACGAGAAGACCGTTTGCGAGCTCTTCGGCTACGACAAGATGCTGCCCATGAACACCGGCGCCGAGGCGGTGGAGACCGCGATCAAGATGGCGCGCAAGTGGGGCTACGAGAAGAAGGGCATCCCGGCCGGACAGGCCAAGGTGCTGGTGTGCGAGGGCAACTTCCATGGGCGCACCATCACCATCGTGAGCATGAGCACCGATCCCGACAGCCAAGGCGGCTTCGGACCGTTCACCCCCGGCTTCGAGGTGATCCCCTATGACGATATCCCGTCTCTTGAACGAGCGCTGGAAGACCCCAACGTGTGCGCCTTCCTCGTGGAGCCGATCCAGGGCGAGAAGGGCGTGTACGTGCCGGCCGACGATTACATCCCGAAGGCCATCGCTGCGTGCAAGGCCCGCAAGGTGCTCTTCATCGCCGACGAGATCCAGACCGGCATCGCGCGCACCGGGCGTTTGCTCTGCAGCGTGCCCGATGAAGAGAAGGATCCTACCCGCCGCCCCGATGCGGTGATCCTGGCCAAGGCCCTCAGCGGCGGCATGTACCCGGTGAGCGCCGTGCTCGCGAGCGACGAGGTCATGGGCGTGTTCACGCCCGGCACGCACGGCAGCACCTACGGCGGCAATCCCATGGGCGCGCGCATCGCCATGGAAGCGCTCGCCATCGTGAAGGACGAAGGCCTCACGCCCAATGCGGAGCGCCTCGGCAAGCTCTTCCGCGCGGAGATGCAAAAGCTGGTGGATGCCTATCCCTTCGTGAAGGGGGTGCGCGGCAAGGGCCTGCTGAACGCGCTCGTGATCGAATCGCGCACCGCGCCCGATGGCTCACCGAAGACCGCTTGGGAGCTCTGCCTCTTGCTGCGCGACAATGGCCTGCTGGCCAAGCCCACCCACGGCGACATCATCCGTTTCGCGCCGCCGCTGGTGATCACCGAAGAGCAAGTGCTGGAGGCCTGCGCGATCATTGCGCTCAGCGTACGACAGTTCGCGTGA
- a CDS encoding beta-lactamase family protein, translating into MRITCLLAGAAVASAINAQTYYPPLAGSTWETVDPAALGWCTDEVPALLDFLEQSNTKAFIVLKDGRIAIEHYFGTFTQDSLWYWASAGKSLTAFLVGKAQEEGFLDIDQPSSEFLGAGWTNCTAQQEEQITIRHQLTMTSGLDDAGSDNDCTDPACLECLVEPGTRWAYHNAPYTLLDGVIEGSTGQTLNSYLFNKLTLPTGLQGAFVQLDYNNVFFSKARALARFGLLCLDQGNWNGNAVMVDADYFNAMVTPSQSLNQSYGYLWWLNGQSSYMLPGFQVQLPGMLCPAMPADAYCAMGKNGQLCNVSPSTGLVVVRMGDLPGGIFVPNVYNNQIWEQLNNVICTSTATAESIRTGDVLLSPNPASDRIKLPAATGIAEVIGADGRRHAITFVNGSADVTALASGSYALRFVNQFGYPFVARLIIAH; encoded by the coding sequence ATGAGAATCACCTGCCTACTCGCCGGCGCCGCCGTCGCAAGCGCCATCAACGCGCAGACCTATTACCCGCCGCTTGCGGGCAGCACGTGGGAAACCGTTGATCCCGCTGCGCTCGGCTGGTGCACGGACGAGGTACCCGCGCTCCTCGATTTCCTGGAGCAGAGCAATACGAAAGCCTTCATCGTACTCAAGGATGGCCGTATCGCCATCGAGCACTACTTCGGCACCTTCACGCAAGACAGCCTCTGGTACTGGGCCAGCGCCGGCAAGAGCCTCACGGCCTTCCTGGTGGGCAAGGCCCAGGAAGAGGGCTTCCTCGATATCGATCAGCCCAGCAGCGAATTCCTCGGTGCGGGCTGGACCAATTGCACTGCGCAGCAGGAAGAGCAGATCACCATCCGGCATCAGCTCACCATGACCTCCGGGCTCGATGATGCTGGCTCGGACAACGACTGCACCGACCCCGCCTGCCTCGAATGCCTGGTGGAGCCCGGAACGCGCTGGGCGTACCACAACGCACCTTACACCCTGCTCGATGGCGTGATCGAGGGCAGCACCGGTCAAACCCTTAACAGCTACCTCTTCAACAAGCTCACCCTTCCCACGGGATTGCAGGGCGCGTTCGTCCAGCTCGATTACAATAACGTGTTCTTCAGCAAGGCGCGGGCATTGGCACGCTTCGGCCTGTTGTGCTTGGACCAGGGCAACTGGAACGGAAACGCCGTGATGGTTGACGCCGACTACTTCAATGCCATGGTCACGCCTTCGCAGTCGTTGAACCAGTCCTATGGCTACCTGTGGTGGCTCAATGGCCAGAGCAGCTACATGCTGCCCGGCTTCCAGGTGCAGCTGCCCGGCATGCTCTGCCCCGCCATGCCCGCTGATGCCTATTGCGCCATGGGCAAGAACGGCCAGCTCTGCAACGTATCGCCCTCCACCGGCCTCGTGGTGGTGCGCATGGGCGACCTGCCCGGCGGGATCTTCGTTCCCAACGTGTACAACAACCAGATCTGGGAGCAGCTCAACAACGTGATCTGCACCAGCACCGCCACGGCCGAATCGATCCGCACAGGCGACGTGCTGCTTTCCCCGAATCCGGCATCGGACCGGATCAAGCTCCCAGCAGCAACCGGCATTGCTGAAGTGATTGGCGCGGATGGCCGCAGGCATGCCATCACCTTCGTGAATGGAAGCGCGGATGTGACCGCGCTTGCTTCCGGCAGCTACGCGCTGCGATTCGTCAATCAGTTCGGGTATCCGTTCGTAGCCCGGCTCATCATCGCGCATTAA
- a CDS encoding M1 family metallopeptidase, whose translation MLRMPFVVLLIAAHAAATAQLQDGRDAFNKADTLRGSLGPYRAWWNVVGYDVTVKPDFVARSVEGRTIIAFDAVKDGQRLQIDLQQPLLIDSILTDVATYKDGTIGVSYRAVPFHRDGNVAWVELPQPMKKGEASTITIHYHGIPRAARNPPWDGGWIWKTDARGNPWMSVACQGLGASVWYPCKDHQSDEPEQGANLRIIVPDSLQAIGNGGLRSTVRNGDGTSTWHWQVRNPINTYNLVPYIGKYVQLSDTFAGTEGNLDLAFWILQHHAPWGQGEFRGNREEDEQWLRKAATQFKQVPEMLGCFEEWFGPYPFYADGYKLVESPHLGMEHQSAIAYGNGFMNGYRGSDLSGTGHGLNWDYIIIHESGHEWFGNSITTADIADMWVHEGFTDYSETIFTECQQGKQAAEEYVIGLRRNIRNDKPIIGPYGVNEEGSGDMYYKGANLIHMIRHIVGDSTFKAMLLEINRRFKHSIVTSAQIEEFMIDFNERTKSLLNKGIFDQYLRTNKVPVLEWGRYKNRAYARWSNCVPGFSLPVRLSCSDGELLTPLSTWRSLPCDRLEGIEQADRNWYVMSRAVGKRALKREISLQKRRIPHIKP comes from the coding sequence ATGTTGCGCATGCCATTTGTGGTTCTCCTGATCGCAGCACATGCTGCAGCGACGGCCCAGCTGCAGGATGGCAGGGACGCATTCAACAAGGCCGATACACTCAGGGGAAGCCTCGGTCCGTATCGAGCGTGGTGGAACGTGGTCGGCTACGATGTCACAGTGAAGCCAGATTTCGTGGCTCGCTCCGTCGAAGGCCGCACCATCATCGCCTTCGATGCGGTAAAAGATGGCCAGCGCTTGCAGATCGACCTGCAGCAGCCGCTCCTCATCGACAGCATCCTCACGGACGTGGCTACCTATAAGGATGGAACCATCGGCGTGAGCTACCGGGCCGTTCCATTCCATCGCGACGGGAACGTGGCCTGGGTGGAGCTGCCGCAGCCCATGAAGAAAGGCGAGGCCTCCACCATCACCATCCACTACCACGGGATCCCGCGCGCCGCGAGGAATCCGCCGTGGGATGGCGGCTGGATCTGGAAGACCGACGCGCGCGGGAACCCGTGGATGAGCGTGGCCTGCCAGGGCCTCGGCGCCAGCGTATGGTACCCCTGCAAGGACCACCAGAGCGATGAGCCCGAGCAAGGCGCCAATCTGCGCATCATCGTGCCCGACAGTCTGCAGGCTATCGGCAATGGGGGGTTGCGCAGCACCGTGAGGAATGGCGATGGCACGAGCACCTGGCATTGGCAGGTGAGGAATCCGATCAACACCTACAACCTGGTTCCCTACATCGGGAAGTACGTGCAGCTATCCGACACGTTCGCAGGCACGGAGGGAAATCTCGACCTGGCCTTCTGGATCCTGCAGCACCATGCTCCATGGGGCCAAGGTGAATTCCGAGGGAACCGCGAAGAGGATGAGCAATGGCTGCGGAAGGCCGCGACCCAATTCAAGCAAGTGCCGGAAATGCTGGGATGCTTCGAGGAGTGGTTCGGCCCCTATCCGTTCTATGCCGATGGCTACAAGCTGGTGGAATCGCCGCACCTCGGCATGGAGCACCAGAGCGCCATCGCCTACGGCAACGGATTCATGAACGGATACCGCGGCAGCGACCTGAGCGGCACGGGCCATGGGCTGAACTGGGACTACATCATCATCCATGAGAGCGGGCACGAGTGGTTCGGCAACAGCATCACCACGGCCGACATCGCCGACATGTGGGTGCATGAGGGCTTCACCGATTACAGCGAGACCATCTTCACCGAGTGCCAGCAGGGCAAGCAGGCCGCCGAGGAATACGTGATCGGCCTGCGCAGGAACATCCGCAACGACAAGCCCATCATCGGCCCCTATGGCGTGAACGAGGAAGGCAGCGGCGACATGTACTACAAGGGCGCCAACCTGATCCATATGATCCGCCACATCGTTGGCGACAGCACCTTCAAGGCCATGCTGCTGGAGATCAACCGGCGATTCAAGCACTCGATCGTCACCAGCGCGCAGATCGAGGAATTCATGATCGACTTCAACGAGCGGACGAAGTCGCTGCTGAATAAGGGCATCTTCGATCAATACCTGCGCACGAACAAGGTGCCGGTGCTGGAGTGGGGGCGGTACAAGAACCGCGCTTATGCGCGATGGTCCAACTGCGTTCCAGGGTTCAGTCTGCCGGTACGCCTATCATGCTCAGACGGTGAGCTACTGACGCCGCTCTCCACATGGCGAAGCCTTCCCTGCGACCGGTTGGAAGGAATAGAGCAAGCCGACCGCAATTGGTACGTCATGAGCCGGGCAGTCGGCAAGCGCGCGCTGAAGCGGGAAATCAGCCTGCAGAAGCGGAGGATCCCTCACATCAAGCCATAG
- the pdxH gene encoding pyridoxamine 5'-phosphate oxidase → MSEKRHLHHRVEYGKAELLEEHAGQDPIALFGHWLEDAIGDGLPEPHAMAMASMGTLTISCRMVLLRAFDPQGFVFYTNHNSRKAMDLERDPRVALTFFWAAHERQVRIEGRAEHVTAEESDAYFASRPRESRIGAWSSDQSRPVADRASLEERYQRWTDRFKDQEAVPRPLHWGGYRVRPARIEFWQGRPSRLHDRIAFEALRDGQWLRVRLQP, encoded by the coding sequence ATGAGCGAGAAACGGCATTTGCATCATCGCGTGGAGTATGGAAAGGCCGAGCTCTTGGAGGAGCATGCCGGCCAGGATCCCATCGCGCTCTTCGGCCACTGGCTCGAAGATGCGATCGGTGATGGGCTGCCCGAGCCCCACGCCATGGCCATGGCCAGCATGGGCACGCTCACCATCAGTTGCCGCATGGTGCTGCTGCGGGCCTTCGATCCGCAGGGCTTCGTGTTCTACACCAATCACAACAGCCGCAAGGCCATGGACCTTGAGCGCGACCCGCGCGTGGCGCTCACCTTCTTCTGGGCCGCTCACGAGCGGCAGGTGCGCATCGAAGGCAGAGCCGAGCATGTGACCGCCGAGGAGAGCGACGCTTACTTCGCATCTCGGCCGCGCGAGAGCCGCATCGGCGCATGGAGCAGTGACCAGAGCAGGCCCGTGGCCGACCGTGCATCCCTGGAAGAGCGCTACCAGCGCTGGACCGACCGTTTCAAGGATCAAGAAGCGGTGCCCAGGCCCCTGCATTGGGGCGGTTATCGCGTGCGCCCCGCCCGCATCGAGTTCTGGCAGGGCCGGCCCAGCCGCTTGCACGACCGCATCGCCTTCGAGGCCCTCCGTGATGGCCAATGGCTGCGTGTCAGGCTGCAGCCCTGA
- a CDS encoding 30S ribosomal protein THX, translating into MGKGDLKTKKGKRRMGSAGKTRPSLRNKRRAARKAAGSAKPAKKAAPKKAAKKAPAASKAAPKKAAAKKAAPKKD; encoded by the coding sequence ATGGGAAAAGGTGATCTCAAGACGAAGAAAGGCAAGCGCCGTATGGGCAGCGCGGGCAAGACGCGCCCCAGCCTGCGCAACAAGCGCCGCGCCGCGCGCAAGGCAGCAGGCAGCGCCAAGCCGGCCAAGAAGGCCGCACCGAAGAAGGCCGCCAAGAAGGCTCCTGCTGCGAGCAAGGCCGCTCCGAAGAAAGCCGCCGCCAAGAAGGCTGCGCCGAAGAAGGACTGA